One Desulfovibrio desulfuricans DNA window includes the following coding sequences:
- a CDS encoding response regulator, with the protein MALRILVLDDEPIVCKRLKPAFQKSGYEVETFTDSAAALQRMAEAGFDVIITDLKMEGADGFQVLERARELLPQARIVVITGFATLETAKESFRKGAFDFVAKPFKLSGIIECVRRLEESMTPPSATR; encoded by the coding sequence ATGGCGCTGCGCATCTTGGTGCTTGATGACGAACCAATCGTCTGTAAACGCCTGAAACCGGCATTTCAGAAGTCTGGCTATGAAGTAGAAACGTTCACAGACAGCGCAGCAGCATTGCAGCGCATGGCTGAAGCGGGTTTTGATGTGATTATAACAGACCTTAAAATGGAAGGAGCGGACGGATTTCAGGTTCTGGAACGCGCAAGAGAGCTTTTGCCGCAGGCGCGGATTGTGGTCATTACCGGATTTGCAACGCTGGAAACCGCGAAGGAATCGTTCCGCAAGGGAGCCTTTGATTTTGTGGCCAAACCCTTCAAGCTGAGCGGCATCATTGAATGCGTGCGCCGCCTTGAGGAAAGCATGACGCCCCCATCCGCAACCCGTTGA
- a CDS encoding sensor histidine kinase: MGEAEMGKIAAMRGIQRLVASSGDFFHSIKGKIFILFAVTFLSIGVLAGLNYWSLSTVSQRLLLGEKYDDLLNNILEVRRYEKNYFFYNDAKSLSEGIVYLERINALAGELAEDMTMLAGSEQQKKFMDLLYHYDQAMRVLAKGGEAGQQTLRNLGKVLTEAADDIRRQKRERAHKALKQTHIMPVAFLSIFLLLMALVIKLISQGVLRPLGMVAAGTARVGRGDFSPIATGAEQLSEIASFIRAFNRMSHELAVNQEHLLQARKMAALGTFTAGIAHELNNPINNVLLSAEGLREDYKENIDADGQEMIDDIMQQAERASDIVRNLLDFSRTGHPASEGLCPAKVVESILNLLKNQVILSGVVLHADVPETLPDICGDLRSLQQIFMNLLLNAIQATPRGGTVSVCAHEADANMVAFDICDTGPGIPESIQEHIFEPFFSTKEVGKGTGLGLAVTYALVHRYEGQISVRSSLGQGAVFTVLLPRVGGCLQATGKE; this comes from the coding sequence ATGGGCGAGGCGGAGATGGGGAAAATTGCAGCCATGCGGGGCATTCAGCGTCTGGTTGCGTCTTCTGGAGATTTTTTTCACTCCATCAAGGGCAAAATATTTATTCTTTTTGCCGTCACCTTTCTGTCTATCGGCGTTTTGGCGGGCCTGAATTACTGGAGCCTGTCCACAGTGAGCCAGCGGCTGCTGCTTGGTGAAAAATATGACGATTTGTTAAATAATATTCTTGAAGTACGCAGATATGAAAAAAATTATTTTTTCTACAATGACGCCAAGAGCCTGAGTGAAGGCATTGTGTACCTTGAGCGTATAAACGCCCTTGCCGGGGAACTGGCCGAAGATATGACCATGCTCGCCGGGAGCGAGCAGCAAAAAAAATTCATGGATCTGCTTTACCACTATGATCAGGCCATGCGGGTCCTGGCAAAAGGCGGCGAAGCCGGGCAGCAGACTCTGCGCAATCTGGGAAAAGTGCTGACAGAAGCCGCAGATGACATCCGCAGGCAAAAGCGCGAGCGGGCGCACAAGGCTCTTAAGCAGACCCATATTATGCCGGTGGCTTTTTTGTCGATATTTCTGCTGCTTATGGCTCTGGTCATCAAGCTGATTTCGCAAGGGGTTCTGCGCCCGCTGGGCATGGTGGCGGCGGGTACAGCCCGCGTAGGACGCGGCGATTTCAGCCCCATAGCAACAGGGGCCGAGCAACTTAGCGAAATTGCCAGTTTCATTCGCGCCTTCAACAGAATGTCGCACGAACTGGCCGTAAATCAGGAGCACCTGCTGCAAGCCCGCAAAATGGCAGCGCTTGGCACATTCACCGCTGGCATCGCGCATGAGTTGAACAATCCCATCAACAACGTATTGTTGAGCGCCGAAGGTCTGCGCGAAGATTACAAGGAAAACATCGATGCCGATGGGCAGGAGATGATTGATGATATCATGCAGCAGGCGGAGCGTGCCTCTGACATTGTGCGCAATTTGCTGGATTTTTCACGCACCGGGCATCCTGCCTCAGAGGGGCTGTGCCCGGCAAAGGTTGTGGAGTCTATACTGAACCTGCTGAAAAATCAGGTGATACTTTCCGGGGTTGTGCTGCATGCTGATGTGCCTGAAACCCTGCCGGATATATGCGGCGATCTGCGAAGCTTGCAACAGATATTCATGAATCTGCTGCTCAATGCCATTCAGGCCACGCCAAGGGGCGGAACGGTTAGCGTCTGCGCCCATGAGGCAGATGCTAACATGGTGGCATTTGATATCTGCGACACTGGCCCTGGCATACCGGAGTCCATTCAGGAACATATTTTTGAGCCTTTCTTTTCCACCAAGGAGGTTGGCAAGGGCACGGGCCTTGGCCTTGCCGTAACCTATGCACTGGTGCACCGCTACGAAGGACAGATCAGTGTGCGGAGCAGCCTGGGGCAGGGAGCCGTGTTTACAGTTTTGCTGCCCCGCGTGGGTGGCTGTTTGCAGGCTACTGGAAAGGAGTAA
- a CDS encoding TIGR02186 family protein, which translates to MRGQILLRIIPAAALTITLCLASFAVHAAETVVLTETPSDINISASYRGTTLHVEGLAPQDSAIAVRFAGEKTDLALRQKGKVFDLLWMNLGTVHLHNVPSVFLVASSRPLADVGGADLGLEAVRKAITAEENKGDALDIPTELIKLKQQDGLYRESTRGITVADNGSFTANMPIPSRMSPGAYTLEVFALRNGSIAGSASAPVTVRLVGMPAWIDHMARDNSLLYGILSTLIAILGGLAIGIVFQSRGGAH; encoded by the coding sequence ATGCGTGGTCAGATACTCTTGCGCATTATTCCGGCTGCGGCCCTGACCATAACCCTTTGCCTTGCGAGCTTTGCCGTACATGCCGCAGAAACAGTAGTTCTCACGGAAACACCATCCGACATCAACATTTCTGCCTCTTACAGAGGGACAACGCTGCATGTGGAAGGGCTGGCCCCACAGGACAGCGCCATTGCCGTCCGTTTTGCGGGCGAAAAAACAGATCTTGCCCTGAGGCAAAAGGGCAAGGTTTTCGACTTGCTGTGGATGAACCTCGGCACCGTGCACCTGCACAACGTGCCGTCAGTCTTTCTGGTTGCGTCATCGCGCCCGCTGGCGGATGTGGGCGGTGCAGATCTGGGGCTTGAGGCCGTGCGTAAAGCAATAACCGCAGAGGAGAACAAGGGCGATGCCCTTGATATTCCCACTGAACTCATAAAACTGAAACAACAGGACGGCTTGTACCGCGAGAGCACCCGGGGGATCACCGTAGCAGACAATGGCAGTTTTACCGCAAATATGCCCATTCCTTCGCGCATGTCCCCCGGCGCATACACGCTTGAGGTTTTTGCCCTGCGCAATGGCAGCATTGCAGGTAGCGCTTCGGCCCCAGTGACAGTCAGGCTCGTGGGCATGCCTGCATGGATAGACCACATGGCCAGGGACAACAGCCTGCTGTACGGCATATTGTCCACCCTGATAGCAATTTTGGGAGGCCTTGCCATTGGCATCGTATTCCAGAGCAGGGGCGGGGCGCACTAG
- a CDS encoding twin-arginine translocation pathway signal protein: MNGKVLRRLMIFLSLLALMVVALPAPSMADSAASINYDVTAALNQLYASSPAAKKMGSAAKGILVFPNIVKGGFIIGGQFGEGALRIGGKTRGYYRSIAASYGLQAGIQKFGYALFFLSDDDLKYLKSSGGWEIGVGPSVVVVDEGMARSFTTTTARSGVYAFFFNQKGLMAGLGIQGSKITEIHPGK, translated from the coding sequence ATGAACGGGAAAGTTCTTCGGCGTTTGATGATCTTCTTATCCCTGCTTGCACTCATGGTCGTTGCTCTTCCCGCGCCCTCCATGGCAGACAGCGCGGCATCCATCAATTATGATGTTACTGCTGCGTTAAACCAGTTATACGCTTCAAGCCCGGCGGCAAAAAAAATGGGAAGCGCAGCCAAGGGAATCCTTGTCTTTCCCAATATAGTCAAGGGCGGCTTTATCATTGGCGGTCAATTCGGCGAAGGCGCCCTGCGGATTGGAGGCAAAACCAGGGGCTACTATCGTAGCATTGCAGCATCCTACGGGTTGCAGGCCGGTATACAGAAATTTGGCTATGCTCTGTTTTTTCTTTCAGATGATGACCTGAAGTATCTGAAAAGCAGCGGCGGATGGGAGATAGGTGTCGGCCCCAGCGTGGTTGTTGTGGATGAGGGGATGGCCAGATCGTTTACCACTACCACGGCTCGCTCTGGGGTGTACGCATTTTTCTTCAACCAGAAGGGGCTAATGGCTGGCTTGGGTATTCAGGGCAGCAAAATAACTGAAATACATCCGGGCAAGTAG
- a CDS encoding PEP/pyruvate-binding domain-containing protein: MARIANLLTGWRNEQSVTFALLFKKFKSILERNNRILELMAGMGDKLGGEYIFDSKYIEDATFELNDQIFKLISDMSVLTQNKNTALFLAFERIQHILQEEIAGRRHPEGGRMVLPFQDIGIEAEDEVGGKISQLGDISNRLHLQTPNGFAITTTAFFAFMSHSGLLELAQKGIEQWDGTDQELHELADLMQSRIMDSPLPWRLVAQIDAMIDVLSKCPGHPLRLALRSSAWGEDGDSSFAGQYATELNVPPDRVVEAYKTVIASTYSFEAWRYRLDRGYHENEVAMAVGCQIMADSRISGVLFTCTQTSSAACESMIVSATWGGGAAVVAGETATDTIYLSRTPPYPSFTRAIARKMRRLVPAARGDLVWEDVPENLQNIPCLTDRQLEQLARAGMSLERYYKRPQDVEWTFDSLGELHILQSRPLRPGGDAGLSVPVQDATRKAEIIFAGKGLVAQRGVAVGKVVLVDHNTDLDQFPEGGILVSKFTSPRYARVMRRACGIITDVGSPTGHMATIAREQRVPALVNTEEATRLLRNDDEITLDATQNIVYRGRVAELDRFERSESDMFEESYEYRLLRRLLKHITPLNLVDPHSDDFKPQACKTYHDITRYIHEKAVEALVVLSQRHDALHHAPARRLMDGPPLGLTIIDAGGGTNCQREAPTLNMEEITSVPLLAFLQGMSISGMWDTAPVPVDLGSFMSSFTRTFTASMAGPETVGRNLAVALRDYMNVNMRLGYHYNTIDAYISEQINDNYIYFRFIGGVTELVRRSRRARFVANVLDRFDFRVEVHGDLVVGRIKKLSVTRMLVRMHMLGGLVGYARQLDARLNSDELVEKHAQAFLEAIKSTIPAELAEPTGGKHNGAAHLGA, from the coding sequence ATGGCGCGCATAGCCAACCTGTTGACAGGCTGGCGCAACGAGCAAAGCGTAACCTTTGCCCTGCTGTTCAAGAAATTCAAAAGCATTCTTGAACGCAATAACCGCATCCTTGAACTCATGGCCGGCATGGGGGACAAGCTTGGCGGCGAATACATTTTTGACAGCAAATATATTGAAGACGCCACATTCGAACTGAACGACCAGATTTTCAAGCTCATTTCTGATATGAGCGTGCTCACACAGAATAAAAACACAGCCCTGTTTCTGGCTTTTGAACGCATTCAGCATATCCTGCAGGAAGAAATCGCAGGTCGGCGCCATCCGGAAGGAGGCCGCATGGTGCTGCCGTTTCAAGACATCGGCATTGAAGCAGAAGACGAGGTTGGCGGCAAAATTTCCCAGCTTGGCGACATCTCCAACCGCCTGCACCTGCAAACACCCAATGGTTTTGCCATCACCACCACGGCCTTTTTTGCCTTTATGTCGCACAGCGGCCTTCTTGAGCTGGCCCAAAAAGGCATTGAGCAATGGGACGGCACTGATCAGGAACTCCACGAACTGGCCGACCTTATGCAGTCGCGCATTATGGACTCCCCCCTTCCCTGGCGACTTGTAGCTCAGATTGACGCCATGATTGATGTGCTGAGCAAATGCCCTGGCCACCCTTTGCGTCTTGCCCTGCGCAGCAGCGCCTGGGGCGAGGACGGCGATTCCAGCTTTGCCGGACAATACGCAACCGAGCTGAATGTGCCACCTGACCGCGTTGTTGAAGCATACAAAACCGTTATCGCCAGCACCTATTCCTTTGAAGCATGGCGCTATCGCCTTGATCGTGGATACCACGAAAACGAAGTGGCCATGGCTGTGGGCTGCCAGATCATGGCAGACAGCCGCATCAGCGGTGTGCTTTTTACCTGCACGCAAACTTCCAGCGCAGCGTGCGAGTCCATGATCGTGAGCGCCACCTGGGGTGGAGGCGCTGCCGTGGTTGCAGGAGAAACTGCCACTGATACCATCTATTTGAGCCGCACGCCGCCCTATCCATCATTCACACGGGCAATAGCGCGAAAAATGCGCAGACTTGTGCCTGCGGCAAGAGGGGACCTTGTATGGGAGGATGTGCCGGAAAATTTGCAAAACATTCCCTGCCTTACCGACAGGCAGTTGGAACAGCTCGCCCGGGCTGGCATGTCGCTTGAGCGCTATTACAAACGCCCGCAAGATGTGGAGTGGACATTCGATTCCCTGGGTGAACTGCACATCTTGCAATCGCGCCCCTTGCGCCCAGGCGGCGACGCGGGTTTGTCTGTTCCAGTTCAGGACGCCACCAGAAAGGCAGAAATAATTTTTGCTGGCAAGGGCCTGGTGGCGCAACGCGGCGTGGCGGTAGGCAAGGTTGTGCTGGTTGACCATAATACAGATCTCGACCAGTTTCCCGAAGGCGGCATTCTTGTTTCCAAGTTCACCTCCCCCCGCTATGCCCGTGTTATGCGCCGCGCCTGCGGTATTATTACTGACGTTGGTTCACCCACGGGGCACATGGCCACTATTGCCAGGGAGCAGCGCGTGCCCGCGCTGGTCAACACTGAAGAAGCCACGCGTCTGCTGCGCAATGATGATGAAATAACCCTTGATGCAACGCAGAACATTGTTTACCGGGGGCGCGTTGCAGAGCTGGACAGGTTTGAGCGTTCAGAGTCTGACATGTTTGAAGAATCTTATGAATACAGGCTGTTGCGCAGGTTGCTCAAGCATATAACGCCGCTCAATCTTGTCGATCCGCATTCGGACGATTTCAAACCGCAGGCATGCAAGACATACCACGATATAACCCGTTATATTCATGAGAAAGCCGTTGAAGCACTGGTGGTGCTAAGCCAGCGGCACGACGCCCTGCACCACGCTCCGGCCCGTCGGCTGATGGACGGCCCTCCTCTTGGCCTTACCATCATTGACGCAGGCGGCGGAACCAACTGCCAGCGGGAAGCGCCAACCCTGAATATGGAAGAAATAACTTCTGTACCGCTCCTGGCCTTTCTGCAAGGAATGAGCATTTCCGGCATGTGGGACACTGCCCCCGTGCCGGTAGATCTGGGCAGTTTTATGTCCAGCTTTACCCGCACGTTCACCGCCTCAATGGCTGGGCCGGAAACAGTGGGGCGCAACCTTGCCGTGGCGCTGCGCGACTACATGAACGTCAACATGCGTCTGGGCTATCATTATAATACCATTGATGCCTATATCTCCGAGCAGATCAACGACAACTACATCTACTTTCGCTTTATTGGCGGTGTAACGGAACTTGTGCGTCGGTCCCGCAGGGCCCGGTTTGTGGCGAACGTTCTTGACAGGTTTGACTTTCGCGTGGAAGTGCACGGAGACTTGGTAGTTGGCAGAATAAAAAAACTCTCCGTAACGCGCATGCTGGTTCGCATGCACATGCTTGGCGGCCTTGTGGGTTACGCTCGCCAGCTTGATGCCCGCCTGAACAGCGATGAACTGGTTGAAAAACACGCTCAGGCCTTTCTGGAGGCCATCAAATCCACAATCCCGGCTGAACTTGCCGAGCCCACAGGAGGAAAGCACAATGGCGCTGCGCATCTTGGTGCTTGA
- a CDS encoding DUF599 domain-containing protein codes for MYTFDLLCFCISVALYAAYNLFIRFRESFNPGYTIHGISRTARVQWVASILEKKNGILAVQTLRNATMASTFMASTSVLLAVGVLSLTGNGENVRHTWHSLNFFGSVEPGMFAFKILALLLNFFLAFFCFTSSLRLYTHVAFMLGAESGQQDSDQLGSMAEKYLNMGANHFYLGMRAFYFTVPLVFWIFGAQFMIFGTAFLISIIFILDKTPQHKES; via the coding sequence ATGTATACTTTTGACCTGCTGTGTTTCTGTATTTCCGTGGCTCTGTACGCCGCATACAATCTCTTTATCCGTTTCAGGGAATCATTCAATCCCGGCTACACAATCCACGGCATATCGCGAACGGCACGGGTTCAGTGGGTGGCGTCCATTCTTGAAAAAAAGAATGGCATTCTTGCCGTGCAAACCCTGCGCAACGCCACCATGGCCTCTACCTTCATGGCCTCCACAAGCGTTTTGCTGGCCGTGGGCGTGCTCTCCCTTACTGGCAATGGGGAAAATGTCCGGCACACATGGCACTCGCTGAACTTTTTTGGTTCTGTGGAGCCGGGCATGTTTGCCTTCAAGATTCTTGCCCTTTTGCTGAATTTTTTTCTGGCTTTTTTTTGCTTTACCTCATCGCTCAGGTTGTACACGCATGTGGCCTTCATGCTGGGCGCGGAATCCGGACAACAGGATTCCGACCAGCTTGGCAGCATGGCAGAAAAATACCTGAATATGGGCGCAAACCATTTTTATTTGGGAATGCGCGCCTTCTATTTCACTGTGCCGCTGGTTTTCTGGATTTTTGGCGCGCAGTTCATGATTTTTGGCACTGCGTTTCTGATCAGCATCATCTTTATTCTTGATAAGACGCCACAACACAAAGAGAGTTAG
- a CDS encoding MarR family winged helix-turn-helix transcriptional regulator, whose product MKTDHIVALIGRVREQANNLIVAELEKRGHSGMAPSHGAILQALFTRGPMHMSALAEAIGKQKNTVTTLVGKLEQAGYVTKSPSQEDSRVTLVSLSGKALAAKADFDAISHTLLDAVWGDMPQADRETLVAGLEKVLRNISLKTIF is encoded by the coding sequence ATGAAGACCGATCACATTGTTGCCCTTATAGGCCGGGTGCGCGAGCAGGCCAACAACCTTATTGTCGCCGAGCTTGAAAAGCGCGGGCACAGCGGCATGGCCCCCTCTCACGGCGCCATTTTGCAGGCCCTGTTTACGCGCGGCCCCATGCATATGAGCGCGCTTGCCGAGGCAATAGGCAAACAAAAAAACACTGTGACTACACTGGTCGGCAAACTGGAGCAGGCGGGCTACGTAACCAAATCTCCCTCGCAGGAAGATTCGCGGGTTACGCTGGTTTCCCTTTCCGGCAAAGCACTTGCTGCCAAGGCTGATTTCGACGCCATTTCCCATACGCTGCTTGATGCCGTGTGGGGCGACATGCCCCAAGCCGACAGGGAAACCCTTGTTGCCGGGCTGGAAAAAGTGCTGCGCAACATCAGCCTGAAAACCATATTCTGA
- a CDS encoding pyridoxamine 5'-phosphate oxidase family protein — protein MQKVIDFLSANTTVFLATSDSGAARVRPFQFQFAENGRLWFCTARSKETFAQMQNDPRLEFACMSPKMETLRVKGQANLDDDMAIKRRIIENNGLVRSIYGSAENPDFTVFSVDHGTAFMFDFSGNPPQSFSF, from the coding sequence ATGCAAAAAGTAATCGACTTTCTTTCAGCCAACACCACGGTTTTTCTTGCCACCTCTGATTCCGGCGCGGCCCGCGTGCGGCCCTTCCAGTTTCAGTTTGCGGAAAATGGCCGCCTGTGGTTCTGCACCGCGCGCTCAAAAGAAACCTTTGCCCAGATGCAGAACGACCCCCGGCTGGAGTTTGCCTGCATGTCGCCCAAGATGGAAACCCTGCGCGTAAAGGGTCAGGCCAATCTGGACGATGACATGGCAATCAAGCGGCGCATCATTGAAAACAACGGCCTTGTGCGCTCCATCTATGGCTCGGCAGAAAACCCTGATTTTACGGTTTTCAGCGTTGATCACGGCACGGCCTTCATGTTTGATTTCAGCGGCAACCCGCCTCAGTCTTTCAGCTTCTAG
- a CDS encoding sigma-54-dependent transcriptional regulator: MPLRVAIVDDEPVVCKRLSQALVKEGYAVEAFMSARSFLEAMIEQPFDVVFSDMLLPDMNGLELLPKIKGLKPETEVIIVTGHGTISTAIEAMREGAFHYVTKPVNFTEIRTLARHAQEKIAMRMENTRLREALLGTTGLSSIVGKSPAIQELFSLIRKVAPVDCNVLVQGDSGTGKALVALALHHLSPRRNQPFVTFNCGGFTEELISSELFGYEKGAFTGAATGKIGLLEAASGGTVFLDEVGEMPLSMQVRLLHVLQERRILRVGGTRTVDLDIRVIAATNRDLKAEVEKGNFREDLFFRLNVVSTTLPRLADRREDIPLLVQHFIEKYRLAFRKQVYDLDDQALAALMGYSFPGNVRELENIIERAVALTDSETITPADLPEDIRRLEFDTLEGGGLPTLAEMERRYVIKILEKTGYNKKLAAEVLGMPRTTLWRKLKEYGVE, translated from the coding sequence ATGCCCTTGCGTGTCGCCATTGTTGACGATGAGCCTGTTGTCTGCAAACGCCTCAGCCAAGCCCTTGTGAAAGAAGGGTATGCCGTCGAGGCCTTTATGAGCGCCCGTTCTTTTCTGGAGGCGATGATTGAACAGCCTTTTGACGTGGTTTTTTCAGACATGCTGCTGCCGGATATGAACGGCCTTGAACTGTTGCCCAAAATCAAGGGACTGAAGCCGGAAACCGAAGTCATCATTGTAACAGGGCACGGTACTATTTCTACCGCCATAGAGGCCATGCGCGAAGGTGCCTTCCATTATGTAACCAAGCCCGTGAATTTTACGGAGATTCGTACTCTTGCCCGACATGCGCAGGAAAAAATAGCAATGCGCATGGAAAATACCCGTTTGCGGGAGGCCCTTCTGGGGACTACCGGCCTGTCATCCATAGTGGGCAAAAGCCCGGCCATTCAGGAGCTTTTTTCGCTTATCAGGAAGGTTGCGCCAGTTGACTGCAACGTGCTTGTTCAGGGCGACAGCGGAACCGGCAAGGCCCTTGTGGCCCTTGCCCTGCACCATCTGAGCCCGCGCCGCAACCAACCCTTTGTTACTTTCAATTGCGGTGGTTTTACAGAAGAACTCATCAGCAGCGAACTTTTTGGTTATGAAAAAGGGGCCTTTACCGGGGCGGCAACCGGCAAGATCGGCCTGCTTGAGGCAGCATCGGGCGGTACGGTATTTCTGGACGAAGTGGGCGAGATGCCGTTGTCCATGCAGGTGCGGTTGCTGCATGTGCTTCAGGAAAGGCGAATTTTGCGGGTTGGCGGCACACGAACGGTGGATCTGGATATCCGCGTTATTGCCGCCACAAACCGGGACTTGAAGGCCGAGGTGGAAAAGGGGAATTTTCGCGAAGATCTGTTCTTCAGGCTCAATGTGGTCAGCACAACCTTGCCGCGCCTGGCAGACCGGCGTGAAGATATTCCGCTTCTGGTGCAGCATTTTATTGAGAAATACCGATTGGCGTTTCGCAAACAGGTTTATGATCTGGACGATCAGGCTCTTGCGGCCTTGATGGGCTATAGTTTCCCTGGCAATGTGCGCGAACTGGAAAATATCATCGAGCGCGCCGTAGCACTTACCGACAGCGAAACCATCACCCCGGCCGACTTGCCAGAAGATATCCGGCGGCTGGAATTTGATACGCTTGAGGGCGGCGGTCTGCCCACCCTTGCGGAGATGGAACGCCGTTATGTAATTAAAATACTGGAAAAAACTGGATATAACAAAAAACTTGCGGCTGAGGTGCTGGGCATGCCCCGCACTACACTATGGCGCAAGCTTAAGGAATACGGCGTGGAGTAG
- a CDS encoding universal stress protein gives MEHILVAVDQLHPQHEAIAHACSLAKRIQARLHVLFVHKKSCVVTNPARQRLELLVAYARTEGIHVEYTILEGGYEESIISFIQNNGITLFIHELEHTDLHSFERSFSVLKSVRHRISCRVETVTPQKR, from the coding sequence ATGGAACACATTTTAGTGGCCGTTGATCAGCTACATCCTCAGCATGAAGCCATAGCTCACGCGTGCTCTCTGGCAAAACGCATTCAAGCACGGCTGCATGTGCTCTTTGTGCACAAAAAGTCGTGCGTGGTCACAAATCCGGCACGCCAGCGCCTGGAATTACTTGTGGCATATGCCAGAACAGAAGGAATACATGTTGAGTATACCATATTAGAAGGAGGATATGAAGAATCAATTATTTCATTTATACAAAATAATGGAATAACCCTGTTCATACACGAACTTGAACATACAGATTTACATTCATTCGAGCGCAGTTTTTCTGTACTAAAGTCTGTTCGTCACAGGATTTCTTGCAGGGTTGAAACAGTAACTCCTCAAAAACGTTGA
- a CDS encoding sulfite exporter TauE/SafE family protein, translating into MNIPLYMYLPIAGNSVNMAAILGLGGTVGLLSGIFGVGGGFFMTPLLIMLGIPPTVAAASDSNQIIGASTSGTLAHFRLGNVDFKMGFLLLAGGVAGGCVGVRVIKLLRAMGNADFLINITYVLMLGLVGGYMFYESLQSMRAPNAVTRTKTAKRAESPYQRGLHNLPWQMDFARSGVRLSVLMPLGLGTLVGILAAIMGVGGGFIMVPVMVYLLRMPMHVVVGTSLFQILFTCVNVTVMQSIENHTVDFILALLLLIGSSFGAQIGTRIGKKLQADQLKILLATLVLVVMGKILYDLLARPDVLLAYAGGH; encoded by the coding sequence ATGAACATACCGCTGTATATGTACCTGCCCATTGCCGGAAACAGCGTAAACATGGCGGCAATACTGGGCCTGGGCGGAACCGTTGGACTGCTCTCGGGCATTTTTGGCGTTGGCGGAGGTTTTTTTATGACGCCGCTGCTCATCATGCTGGGCATCCCCCCGACAGTTGCCGCGGCTTCTGACTCCAACCAGATTATCGGCGCTTCCACCTCCGGCACCCTGGCCCATTTTCGCCTGGGCAATGTGGATTTCAAAATGGGATTCCTGCTTCTGGCGGGCGGTGTGGCTGGCGGCTGCGTGGGGGTGCGCGTCATCAAGCTGTTGCGTGCTATGGGCAATGCAGATTTTCTCATCAACATCACGTATGTGCTCATGCTCGGCCTTGTAGGCGGGTACATGTTTTATGAAAGCCTGCAATCCATGCGCGCTCCGAATGCTGTAACCCGTACCAAAACAGCCAAACGCGCCGAATCACCATATCAGCGGGGATTGCACAACCTGCCCTGGCAAATGGATTTTGCACGTTCCGGCGTACGGCTCTCTGTACTCATGCCTCTGGGCCTTGGAACCCTGGTGGGCATACTTGCCGCCATCATGGGTGTTGGAGGCGGTTTTATCATGGTACCTGTCATGGTGTACCTGCTGCGCATGCCCATGCATGTTGTGGTTGGCACGAGCCTGTTCCAGATTCTGTTCACCTGCGTCAATGTCACCGTCATGCAGTCCATTGAAAACCATACGGTAGATTTCATCCTGGCTCTGCTGTTGCTCATAGGTTCATCATTTGGCGCACAGATCGGCACGCGCATTGGCAAAAAGCTCCAGGCCGACCAGCTTAAAATTCTGCTGGCAACACTTGTCCTGGTGGTTATGGGCAAAATTCTCTACGACCTGTTGGCCCGGCCAGATGTATTGCTGGCATACGCGGGAGGGCATTAA